The genomic window TACTCAGTGAACACGCACTTTGAACCTGTTAATTCATCTATTCAAGTTTATAGCTACCAGTTAATAATAGAATTAATTATTTGCACTGCGGAACCCTCTTGTGGGAATTCCATCACACAGCGAACTAACAAACCTGCTTCTTGGATTCCAGTGATGGTACCTGAGCCCCTACTGCTTTTCTAAATGTAATCATAGACCTTCGGCTGCAGTTGCAGTACCTGAACGCTAATTGTACATAAGCCAGAGAGCAAGCGCGGTCCAACAAGCTTGATTTCATCAAAACTACCTTACCATCTCTTTGTAGGAAGCAACAGCAACAGTTGGGCATATCTTTTTAATGCTCAAATAGTattgacagaagaaaatacttctgttaAACATGGCATCCAAGCAGGTAATCAaaattatagaagaaaaaacgCAGCAATGCTTGGATTTAAGATGAAAGGTGCTAtaacagacaaaaagaaacttTCAAGCAGTTCCATCTCAAAGCCAGGTGAGTCCTAGTACTGAACTAGACTCATTCTCAGGTTTCTAGTAGTAGGGTAATACTGATAAATAATTTGTGGAGTGAGTGTTCTTTCTTCTCTTACTGAGATAAACGTGGTTCAGCAGAACCAACTAAAgttggtcaaaaaaaaaaagtaaaaatctggACCAGGAGAAATACTGTGCTCATTGTGAGGATAAAGATGCATCGTTACTAGTAAGTGATGTACTTATTTGCAAGTTCATGTGAATCTGAATggttaaaacagaaaatgtacaTAACTGGTTTTATCACCGTCGTGATCTCAAGtaaatgtaatatatttttaggaaaaaaggtaaCAGAACTTACACTAAGTCctcaagtggaaaaataaatgtttaaaactgAATATTGTGTTCCTGTAAAATCCTTACAAGTTAGTTCTGCAGTTCTTTTGTAAGTGACATTAGTTGTATCATGCAATTTAAGCATGTTTGTTTGATTACTGTTTGGTCTGATCACAGGTCACGACTTTTGTGGTTATATTAAATTGTCAGTGCgttaaatttcaaaaaaatggCTGTAACCCTGAATCTGCGCAACCTGAATCTGCTCGAGAAACTTGTGTGCCTGATTCTAGCCCACCTGTTGCGAACAGTTGGGATCCAAGGCAGCATGCATTAGATACCCTCAAAGGAACAAGCGTGGGCACCCCACTCTAATAGAAACAGTTTCTGAGCTCTTGCCTCTGATTTCTCCACCACACACTTCAAATACAAAATATGGATTCTGTTCTGCTCTTTCtggtcattttatttttcatgattGGTCTGGCTAATACAGTGACAAGGTTTAAGCTAATGATTGTAGACATTGCAAGTGGCATTAAAATATTACTAATATATCAAAGATGCCTgatgcattttctgaaaagaaacaggtaACTAgccactgattttattttttttttttagtaaaacgGAACTCGCAGCATCTGGGTCTGCCGCTTTACCCAGATATCTCAGGAATCTGGGAAGTAATACACTCCTGTTTCCTCTTGCATGCAGTTTTGcacacagaaaaacaatttgCTTGCTACACCATAATAAGGATTAATTAGCAATGTTttaggcaagaaaaaaaatcttaaaatgtgagaaaactgacatttttatgGTCACGTATTTTTAGGTCAGGGAAGCGCTTAACTACACTTAAGTGAAGATCTTGAGAAAACTGAAACTGTCTGGGTGGGGGTTTTTATGTACTGTGCAGCCGTATCCCATTCAGCTTCAGGAAGCTGGGTGGCTGTTCCATGTGCCTTCTGCTGCCAGCCGCCAAGGCAACCACTGTGAACATCTGGATACTTGCTGGCATCTCTGAGAAAATGTTTCATGCCGGCAAAAGTCTGTTCCCAAGACCAGCTTATGCTGAAAAGTGGAGCAGAGCCTTATTTTATTGCTCAGGAGATAACGGGACCAAAAGTTCATTGGGTTTTCTTACACCTTTGTCCCAGCTGTCTTACGCCTGCTGAGCCTTGTCTACTGTGATTTGATTTTTGACAACAGGTAGCACTtgagaaaagtgaaaaactttaatttgttcttttgttgATCTGTTACATGTATGATGCCAACTATGTTTAGCTATTTTGAGTTACTTTAACAGTGATACGTGTTTAAGATAGCCAGTATGAAactacagttaaaaaaaaaaaaggtgtctttTGCTGTGTCTTACAGGTAGGACTGTGTGAAAGAAACTTTAAGGACAGTATCACTGGTTTTAAAATTAGATTGTTCAGATCTATGGGATCTTTGATGGATGTGGCATGTCAGTATGCAATCTTAAAGCACAGGAGAGGATAGTGATGGCTGTATTGCAGACCTCCTGTGGGTCAGATGACAGAGGATTTAGGAAAGCGGAAGGCAAACAGAagcaggaattttaaaaataaaccagtaaCTTAGGTCAAAATAAGACAGATCTACACTATCAGTTACAAACTGGAGGTATCATCTGTCTGCCTCTTGAAAGTACTGTGATCTACTTATGAATAGTGCCGAATTATTATATAAATGGCAATGAGTAGGACAGTGTGTTGTTTATGAAAATACAATATACAGTTTATTAATGTTTTTGATTTATTGCcatgatttctctttttttccccaaaagtcTAGTTTGCGCACTATGTATACAGCAGAGGAAAGCTGAAATCTCACTATATGACAAGTCaactttagtttaaaaaaaaacccaggagaaTGGAGGAAAGGCTAGATTTTGACGCTTTCTGACAGTTCAGCAGAAGCACAATTACAATTTGCAACAGAGTGGTATCGACTCTACAGGAGAACTCCTGATAGCATTCTTtattgctgaaagaaaatgccaATGCTACCAAAACCCATTAAATGCCCGCACCTCGCAATCAAAGATGCTttggtgtgtgtgcatgcgtaTATACGCGCGTGCTCATACAGAGAATTTTCTTAGcttctgtgtgctttttatGGAGATTTGCTTATCCTGCAATTTGCCAGAAGTAGCCAGGAGGATAGTTTAATCCTGTTTGCTGTTGCAAGACTGTCGAACAGATGATTTCTGATGCTCCAACAACGTGATGGACTTTTCAGAATTTTCTAAGTTTCTGAGCAGAGTCTCTAGCCGccttttgattttcttctgatCCTCAATGGCACATCCAATTACCACAGACTGAAATTTCTGATCGATGGGTCCTGCTGGCACGTCAGATGTGCACGCACCGTAAAGCGACATTAAGCGGATTTTGGCATCTTCCAAATCATCTAGAAGTTTATTGACAATTTCATCGATCATCTTCGTGGCATGCAGTAGGGATTCCTGCTGCTGGGCGTTTCGGATGGTTTCTACAGAAACCTCCACGGTGAGGGTTCGGCCCATCAGACGATTAGCCGTCAAATTAAGTTCTTCTCTCTCACCTAAATCGAAAACAAGAAAGTATTCTAGGTTACAGGCGAATACTTTCCTGTGCAAATAACATCATCAGGACAATCAAACTGCTACAACTTTGCAATAAACAAggttgttgttattttaagtAAGTGACAATCAACAAAATTTCCAGGGGCCAGAAATGAGTTTTTTGCATTTGCCTAAGTCCTACTGATTTCACAGAAGCTGGTGTCTTCTGATTTGAAATGAGGCATTAAGCGCTACTAAAAATGTAAGCAGTGCTTTTCCACTGCTGACACAATGCTTGCTTGTGTCACATTAAAGCAAAGCACACAATGTTATCAGGAAACGTCATTATTCATTAACAGAACAGGCACATTAAGGACCTTCTGTGCCACTGTGAGGGAGAGATTTAGACAGTACCCTAGAAGGCCATAAAGAGAAAACTGATTTCTGACTACCAGATGCAATTGGGGGCCATGAAAAAACTGgttttctattttctgaaaacagttttttcctaaaatatgCAACAACATATTTGACATGTAGGCTCTTGAAGAGCCAATAAACCAGCAATTTAATATAAACCATACAGATTTAGGGAATATAAAGTCATATATCACACAACCACAACGATCTTAATCATCAGGTTCTTGCAGCTGTACGCTTGGTAGCACTCATGCCTGCCCGGTAGTCAAAGACATTAAAATGCTGGTTTTTCAACTACATTTAATCATTATCATCACCTTCTCTCCCTCAGCTGAGCAATATTAACcctgatttttgaaaataaatcagtgaaCCGAGTATGGGCTGTCATATACACAGTAGTGACATTCATGGTAGACCATCCAGCTGAACAGCATGTGAATTCACAGCCAAAA from Gavia stellata isolate bGavSte3 chromosome 2, bGavSte3.hap2, whole genome shotgun sequence includes these protein-coding regions:
- the BAG2 gene encoding BAG family molecular chaperone regulator 2 codes for the protein MAQAKISAKASEGAQQQQTGGQLRGRFYRSTSMADRSSRLLENLDQLELRVEAFRDAASAMEQEKEILLEMIHNIQNSQDMRHISEGEREELNLTANRLMGRTLTVEVSVETIRNAQQQESLLHATKMIDEIVNKLLDDLEDAKIRLMSLYGACTSDVPAGPIDQKFQSVVIGCAIEDQKKIKRRLETLLRNLENSEKSITLLEHQKSSVRQSCNSKQD